The genome window CACAAGACTGTGTGGCTTCCACATTCCGTAAAACATGACTAAACAAATAACAGATTAAATGCACAATTGTTTCTTTATATATGCTCCGATTACATCCAGAAGGACAAACGTAAAAaccaaaatgaaataaataaacgatgTACCGCCCACTGataatatatttaaatttagggTCAGATTACGGTGATCAGTAGATTAACACTGGTGTTACAAATGAACAATAAATATTAGAATGTATCTCGCGTGGAAGATTACGATAGACTGAAAAACCTGTCTGCAATAAATAAGTGAAGGGATTGGGGGAGTCCGGGCTCTCCTTGTTCCCTACGTTTATTGTTGAtggcttttttttcttcaccggAAGTTTAATTGTTTTCAACCGCACGTGCACGTGCGTCTAATGTGAAAGCAATGGTGTTTCGGTGAATTCAACTTGTCACTCCGATATTTGGGCCGAGTAGATTATTGCAAGTGtggggcaattttttttctggtttttttAAGGCGCTGGGCATTCTTGTGGTTTAAGACACGAATGGAGAAATAGCAGTCGATAGATATCTGGTGGAGTTGGGTTTTTTGCTTTGACAGAGTATTGCCAAAATGTTTGTTTGATAGCAATGGAATTTCGGATAATATTGGAAGTGAGAGAgacaaaaaaagtgaaattgatCAATTCATCGCGGGGGAATCGCTGAGTTTCTGAGAGCCTTTCGAATGTCATCACTTATTCTTCTGATTAACTAATTGAGATTTTAATAACACGAAAAGGACGAAAGGAAatgtttgaattaattattttttagactTACCTCGATGTTTATATTTCTATTTGATTATTAAGAATTCTTGAGTgctacaaaatttattatacTTAGTCTGAGCTTTAAATCCCAATTGGAATTCATAGTCTTGGACTTAGAGTCTGAGATACAGATAAAAAACAATCACTAAAACTAATTTTTATActccatttattattttccaaaatgtATTAAGGTCGTTCAATTCTTTCACGCCGTTGGTACTACATGCGACAGTCATAAGTATAATGTTGCGgtttcacattaaaaaaattatttactcgtTAGACACTAGATCAAGTattcaacataattttcaatgtacattcattttttatacaatCATAATCAAAGATTATACAAAaggattcattgatttttgtaCTTAGTGGTGATTTCATCGTGACTTTGCATGTAAGCACACGTAGAAAACTATATTTATTATGCCCATATCAATGCCTCGTCTGGATTGATTCAGAATTCAAGTGATAATTGACTTCAATATTTCTTTAGTGCGGTGAATCAATGTCTGAAGCCGCCGGTTTTGTTTAATAGAAAGAAGATACTTTTGACTGTCGAAAGTcccttttaaaaaaaatgatttgctttcgagatgaaataattgatatGACTTAGGTTTTATCATTTCACTGCTGTATTCGTCATGACGTACGTCTGGCTCAGTAAAAACATTTATGGCAATCATTGTATGAAGTATTTTCGGCTATCTGTTGATAACGTCATCACGCCCTCGGAGTCTTCTCATTAGTACCATATCACGTTGCATCAAGGTTACTCGTCTACAGTGGAATGCGAGAAGTATTGAGTCCTCGAAGAATTGTACTAGGTAGGTTTCAGTTGCTTCTTGAAGTGCTTCCAGTGCTGTGGCTTGCATTCTTCAATCAATGTTAAATATTCAGAGAGGCAGTTTAGAAGATCATTCCTATTGTTGCTCATAGAACTCCAATTGATTCATTGACCatcatgagaaaaaattaattgaaaaaatttacacTAGCTATCGATCATTCATAactttttccataaattctaCTTGTGATGGGCGGAGTAAATTAATCTAGCAAATtacatcattaattattattaaaaacaatACTGTCTCGGTTAACTAGACCACTTCTAGCCACGACAACCCACGTCTTGTTGCGCAGACAGAAGCATTAGTTACTACGAATATTGGCcgagtaatttttaaagtgGTTAGATAATTACATATTACTACGACGATTCTGCGAAACTCTTGACAATGCTTACCTATCAATGTTCTCCCTGGGGAAGAGATCACGAATGATCTCTCTAACGAGCCTCGAAAATGGTAGTTTGGGTATGAGCAATTTGGTTGACCTCCTGAGTTGTCTTATCTCTTGCAGTGCTTTGACACCTGGTTTAACTCTACGTCTGCGGTTCACCAGCGTTTCCGTCTGTGAACAATAATCTCAAATCTAATTTAATTATACGTGATTTAGAGTGTGTTTACGATTACCGCAGGGTTCTGGGAAGTTTCCTcaggggaaaatttttctttgagaTTATGGAATAGTACACTGCCACTGTTGATGCAGTAGTTCATATGGTTATTGCCGAGTTAAAAAGTCTAGAGCTCTGATAGGGGAGATTCGTCGGGTCTACGACTTTCCTTATCATTAATGTTTGTTAATCTTCTTATTTTTGATCGTAATTGTTGTAATTTTTAGCGTCAGTTACGGTTGAAGGtaaaaatacaattgaaaACAACTGGATAAACGTCAAATACCTTAGATTTTCCTTTATTCTGAGACTTCGAATTCGCCCCGGACTTCCtgcaaaaaatttaaataattgtctGGTCACAACGCTGACAAACTCTTTACTTAAAATTAACAGTTGGATCTCCTATAACCTACTCACCTCGCCTCTGCCTTTCTCCTCACCATTTCCGCAACTATTAAATGATCAAAAAGCCTATAACACCTTTATTCGTCTAATAACGGTCTGCACCCTCTCTTCAcacaattaatttgatttttatcgtATGAAGAGGGTTATGAAGCATCACTAATCATCCTAATCATCACAACATTTCTCAATGTAAACAACAGTTGCCCGCTAATTCAGAGATGCCAATTCTCGTAAAAAATTTCAGCCCTCAGAGCAGTGCTGCTggtcttttctcacgttcatTGCTCACTTCAGATCAGTATCCTAACCTTatcttatcaataaaaaagcttttttcattcgttaaagtgtgaaaaagttggaaattcctatccaggatttttttagtcattATTGTGATAATAGATTCATTGGATCTGATGCCGATTTGTCGTAATTATCGAAGCAGCTTGAAAGTGCCGGGTTGAGTAGGTGGAAAAGGATGTTGTTGTTCAGACCAGGTGTTGTGAAATTCTTCtgacatttttaataattttctaagGAGTTTTATGGCGTCAAAAACCCGGAGAGTTTCCAAATAAATCGAGtatttccctcgtcgggagatactcgataattttgaagctctcaGCAACACTTTCCAACCCAGGCAAAGTTTCTGGACGGAAATCGGCCTCATGTATCACTGTGAAACTGCTTAGCTAAGACGGATTTTCTGCTGAATGCTTAtactgaaaaattctttatgaaataaaatttcacacGCCCAGTTGATACTTAATCGATGTGAGAAGTCTAGGTACGTCTCAAGCGTAATTATTTTCCCAGAATagattaaacaataaaatgaatagACTTTTTCCAATGGACTATCTTTATCTTGAAATGACTTGATCCATAATTATCCAGAAGTCCTTGCTTGAACCCACTGCCCAAGAAACTCAACTATATCAATTGTTCCAAGTCTTTATTATTGATCCTTCATAATATTTACATATTCCATCAATAACTATTGTTgcacaataataaaaaaacccaATGGCATATAAACACTTTACagtagaaaatgaaaaaggaaATCACCAATAACCATAATTTCTCTGTTCTACAACAATATCACCCTCTccattttgataaataaattgataaaaccgAGAGACAAAAATCATcagaataataaatcaaactttcaattaaaatgactgataatttaataataaattgctcCATGGATTTATAAATCCGAATTCTAAGTTCTTAAATTTACGatgaaaatatggaatttaATATACAACAGTCACTCTCTGCATTcaagtcatatttttttaaatattgatgGATTAACAGTTGTAGAATCTTTACAACAGTGAATATCGAGAGGGCATTTGTTCATTTTTGATTGTTACAATAAATTACACGGTTGAGGGGTGGCAGGAGGAACGCAATTATAAAAACTGTGGACTACGAGCCAAATGCAGACTGTGTGGACGACGAAGCTGCTGGGAAAATGGCTTGAGATGTTCCAGCGAATGATTTACCCGTTTGTTGATTTATTATTGGGGTGCTGTAAGTTTCCAGTCCATATCGGGACATCAGGGCCGACAGAGCTGTTTTAATGCCTGCGGTCGCTAACTGGGACCATCTTCCGCCACAACTCACTGCGTCATCGCCTGCGTACACTGCGTGGGCGTCAAATGTGGTTTTACCACTTAGGGGTTctgaaaaattgcatttttttataatgtgGGCATGAAACATCAGTAAAAACGACTAAGCCGAATAATTCATGAGAATGCGggttaaaataaaaaggaCCCTGAATATTTTCAAGGGCTGTTAGGCCCTCGTGACCTTTCCATTGTAAACCTCAATCATTCTCACGGGTTCTTCGGTTCCCCCGGTATGCGACCATAAAGTCCTTTAATTCCTAGAGTCATTTGACCTTATCCACAACCTCGTTGGATCCCAAGAGCAAACTTCAGGGCCATATGACTCTCAAAATCATTAAACTCAGCCCTGAATTATAGACAACTAGTATATGATGTGACTATAACCCTCGCCTTCGGCTGGAATCTCGGTGACGACGTCACCATTaaccagaaaatatttttactgcCGTGTTGCATACGATATTTTATGCCCCGAGGCTTAAGAACCGCGACCTAACCGAGCTCAGTCGAATGACTGTGCTCAGCCCCTAGGggcgaaataaaaattcataggCCAGACTCCCCtattttttcacgtttctATAACTTCCAGACGGGGACCCATTAGACCTCCAGATTAtaagtttttaaaattaatttttaattaattaataaaaagtcgttcctttgattttttttacatttctgaGGGCTGACAACTCAAGGGTCAAGAAGACCATTTGTTTTCTTGCGGTTTGCtcgttaaattttaatattcagttgagtaaaattgaattatagcTGAGGCAATCTAAATTCGTGAAATATTCTCAGAAGTTTCTTTGGAGTTAATGTCTACTTCTTGTACTGTGTCTTTCACAATGAATCGTGACAATTCCCTTTATTATTtactatttttcaatattaccAGATTGAGGAGGATTGAGTACTGGCAAATGAGCTTCAAGTTGTCCAGTTACCCGTGAATTCGCTGCTAGACGTAATTCTGTGTGCAGCTCCTCCAAAAGTTGTACAGCTTTTGGATCACTCTGAAAAGAAACGCAAATCATTGGAATAAATCATGTGACTGATTTAGTTTAGTTATTAGTTTATACGCTTTCGGAAAAAGATTTtccgaaaaatgattttatctTTCAAACTACTTGACCGATTGAGTTAAAATTACACCCATAAGTGCTCTCAAGAAATATCAATAATCTgtcataatataaaataaaaacatgacGACATTTCTgatgtttaatttttatcgtagTTTTTTTGGCgacaatttataaaaaaattgcaaacaaTTTGGCACACATGCGGATTCATGAACGTTCATTTACGTCATTTCCAGAACGTTCATTCTACGTAATTTCCAGATGAAAGTATACGATTATGGTATTCGAcgactgaaaaattcaactcataaataaaaacaattaccTCGTTGTCTAATCGAAGAGACATAAGATCGTCAACCCTGATGGGTTTTCCTTGGCTCAAAGCCCCAGTAAGATGACTCAATTTTCTCGCAAGGCTATCCTCAGTATTCAAATCCATTCCCTGCACATCGCCACCCTCACACCTCTGGTTGGTCCTCGTTTTCACGGGACTATTGTAGTAATACGCTCCAGGTGATACACTGTAGGTGTTCCCCTCGAGTATTCCATCGTTGCTCCCAAAATTTGGCCCATGGGAGCTGTACCCTGCCTCCATTTTCAGTCTTTTTGATGATCTGAagtcaaaaaaaatccaagaatACTCTCATGAATTATTCTTTATTCAATTGCTTGGTCAGTAACAATCGATTTATGCACAGGTCATGCCACAATTACATCCCGTTTATTAATTagtattgattgattaatcgtCGATTAAATGAGAATGCTGACGTCACTGGAGGGGTTGGAGGTCATCAATTAATCGAAATTAATGGATAgagatttttgttaatttctgGAGAGGTTCGATCCACAGATGATCATGAAATTAAGATGAATGAAATGATAAACTAAAATAAtctaaataaatcatttaccTATAGTAAACACTGTGTTTAAgtcatatttattttctccctcAATCATTTGGCCACAATCTAACTCAATTATTTCCTGAAACACATTTTCcagtttttaaaattgtcatttcgttcatttatcatgaatttttattctaaaataaatcaagtcttctaaattcatgaattttcgcATTGAAAATTCTTCTTCAATTGAGATTCTTTTGTTACATGTTTATCAAACTCGAGAATCAGACTTTAGTGAATCTCTGTTAATCTGAGGGAgtcagtgaattttttcacttcaactTTTTTTGTACAAGAGAATGAGAGCTACAAAAAGGTAGAAATTAACTTTTTAATATGTCTACCaaattttcagatattttaataatttccttCACTGATCAATAATTGTTGGTTCAAAAATAGATCAAGTGATCTATGATACTCATTTTGTGATTACAGACTAGAAATTTGACAAATTAGTTTTTCCGCTGGGGAAATGAAACattgtaaaatttattttgaggaTTAGGTGTTGGTGCCTATCTCTGAATCTAGgaggataataaaattttcactctGAAAGTAATTACAAGGATGTCGAATTAATATGATGAAGACAGATCGTCTCatgtaaattaatttcgtatgcatttttcattcaaaataataGTTTTCTTTGACATTTGAGTCGAGTGACTTTTAACAAACAAATGATTACTCTCATGAATCCCCTTTAAACCTATTgttcatttcaaaattattttacatcgCCTGACATTGACGGAACACTTGCAATTTACCAATTTCACAAAAttatctcatatttttttctaaatagatttttaaatatattaaatattctttcaaTCTAGTCTTCGCTTCATTTCCATTCAACGATTTTCATCAGCATTTTGGCATTAATTTACAATtacataaatttcaaaattaacacATGAATCCGTCACAACAATTTCTTAAGAAGCATTTTAACAGAACCAAAAtaagttttttaataataattttcatatgaataattttgattttttatttatcatactTCCCAATGTCCTCATCTCCGTCAGAATATCAGATGATAAACAAACAATGCAATTCTTACGAAAGAAGTATGTGTCAATCTCAAGTAGTCGCGAAGAGCTAACAATATACGGGGATAACGGCCAGTTAAATTTTGAAGCCTTAATTGAATCGTGGAACCCATTAGCCAGTTCCTGATATATGTCCGAATATCGGAATTACTACCGAACTTGCGAAACGATCGATTCTGCCCCGTTCAAtagtaaaaaatcatttttacccTTTTTAACCTTTAAAAAGTTCCTTGTGTTGTTATTATAAGATGCTGACTACTTTTTTACGAATGTcttcaatttacaatttttcaagtgCTGGATAAACAAAGTTTTCatgttcaaatatttattgaaagtcAATAAAGCAAATGAGAACATTTTGCGGGATCAGTAGAATGCATCACGAGTTAATAATACATGAAATCCATAATCAATTAGTCAGGCCCATGAGAGGTCATTAGTTCCATTTTCATAACTCCTAAGTATCAATAAATCATAGACTATTATAAATTTTACTAAGACATTCCATATTATTCAACATTCATATTCTTTTAAACTGAATCAAGCCATCGACTCCTAAATTTGCTAACAAATCAATGACTGCAATTCTCCAAAGAGAAACCAAATTCCGTGAATTGCTGCTctcaattcttcaaaaattgacagcaaattcaatcaatgagaTTGAATTCAGCAGATAAACGCCAAAAACCTCACctcaaaaaaatctgaaataaattaaaagggGAAAGAatctttgttttatttatttatttacaatatcAGTAATAATAATCTTACTTAAATACTAATAAACCGCACTGTTACATCGTTGTGTCCCTTTCAGTAGCCCTCAACCTTCTTTTTGTTTACGGAAAAACCAACAAATGTGTTTATTTACATAAGATTGAAATATTATCCTGAAAATATCTACACAATgtgacaaagaaaaaaaaagaaaacgaaagaaaaaaaaataatcctgtGGAAATAATTTGATCAGTGATGATCCTGAAGACGCTGATTATTCACCAGTAATTGTCAATAATTACTTGAATTATGTAAtctaattaatcattttgTTGGATCATCCAGTTGATTTTTCGTCTCAACCGTTCCCTCGTGtataagaaataaaataatacagaGGGGATAAACAATGATAAATGATTAATGATAACAAATGTAACGAGTCTGCATTTCAATCTAAGTAAAAACAAATGCTgacgtgaaaatattttctatctaaATATCTTATCCACTACGTTCTGTATTATatacattgaaaaaatcatatatcATTTCTCCATcagatatatttatttatttaaatatttgtgCTTCAACAGTCAGCTACTCACCCTCCAACGTCCCTTCCCGTTGCTGCTGTCTCAGCCTGTTCTCTCATCTGTTTTCGTCGTTTTTTGCTCCACAGTTCGTGACAGTCTTGCCATGTGGGTAATTCAGGTGCTGGCATTctggaataaatttaattaataagcaAAACGTCTCTTTTTAAGAgggaagagatttttttttttaaagaacatACAACTCTGGCTGCACGTTCCTCAGCCATGCGCTTTTCAAGGCCTCGGATGCTGTAATTCGTTTGTCTGGGTCCAGTTCTAACATTTTGTCGAGTAGATCTAGAGCGAGGGATGgcatgaatgaaaaatcctcGCGTAATCTGCGTCTGTGGGTTTTCTTGGCTTTCAGGAGATGAAAAAGGGGAAGTTTTATCACAGATGGCCAGACTGCTGGAGTCGGGGTGCCACATACCCGGGATATCATGTCTAGTTGTTGCATTTCTGCATTGCCCTGTTAGAATAATACACTTTTATCGATTAGTTGAGTTTACACATCACGAACTGAATTaatttgtcattaaaaatctgggaataatttaattaaaatcgttTTCTCCATTGTAAAGATGAGAGAAACAATATTGGAGTTTATTTGaacgatttcattgaattctacTGAATGGAATGGAATTTTATATCGGAGGACATTCAGAATTTCAGAACCTCATATTTATGAACTGAATTACGTTGATGAATTGTCTATACCATTGAACTGAAAAGAGCTAGACAATATTTACGTCACTCACCGGAAATAATGGTTTCTTCCAGAATAATTCGCCTAAAATACAGCCACAACTCCAGACATCGATGGCTGGCCCATACCTCTCCTCACCGAGAAGCAGCTCTGGTGGACGATACCACAGGGTTATGACTTTGTTTGTATAAGGACGCTGTCTATCTTCAGCATTATACAATCTCGCTAATCCAAAATCAGCCAGTTTAACTTCTCCCCTGGAACGTCCATtaaccaatgaaaaattctactcACATGAAAAACATCAATATTATAAATTGTGACCCTCCTCACCAACTCACCTGTTATTCATAAGAATATTGGAGCACTTAATATCCCTGTGAAGAAAATTCTTCCCATGACAATAATTGAGACCATCCAAAAGCTGTTTCATGATACTAGCATTATTCATCTCATCAAAATCCACCATTCCAGACTCCAGCAGTCCCATCAGATCGTGATCCAGATACTCAAACACGAGGTAGAAGCTCCCCTTATCTTTCCTGAAGTCTTTAGCATCTTGTTTATCAGTGACAATCTCCCTCAAattgacaatatttttgtg of Diachasmimorpha longicaudata isolate KC_UGA_2023 chromosome 3, iyDiaLong2, whole genome shotgun sequence contains these proteins:
- the LOC135160429 gene encoding uncharacterized protein LOC135160429 isoform X1 codes for the protein MVRRKAEARKSGANSKSQNKGKSKTETLVNRRRRVKPGVKALQEIRQLRRSTKLLIPKLPFSRLVREIIRDLFPRENIDRMQATALEALQEATETYLVQFFEDSILLAFHCRRVTLMQRDMVLMRRLRGRDDVINR
- the LOC135160429 gene encoding uncharacterized protein LOC135160429 isoform X3, producing the protein MVRRKAEARKSGANSKSQNKGKSKTETLVNRRRRVKPGVKALQEIRQLRRSTKLLIPKLPFSRLVREIIRDLFPRENIDRNDLLNCLSEYLTLIEECKPQHWKHFKKQLKPT
- the LOC135160429 gene encoding uncharacterized protein LOC135160429 isoform X2 — its product is MVRRKAEARKSGANSKSQNKGKSKTETLVNRRRRVKPGVKALQEIRQLRRSTKLLIPKLPFSRLVREIIRDLFPRENIDSSMSNNRNDLLNCLSEYLTLIEECKPQHWKHFKKQLKPT